DNA from Rubripirellula lacrimiformis:
TCCGCGTCTTACCGTAACGAAATGAAGCAATCAAAACATCCGCTCAATCGAAATGCCTGCGGGAAGATCGGCTTCGTCAATTTGGACGTCGTAGTCATCGCTCGAACGTGCCGGCGTGGTGACGTCTTTGCGAACAACACTGACGCGTTTTTGTAGCTGATGAGCTGGGGCGTTGCCCAATGCGTCGTCGTGTTGAAACACGACTAGTGCTTGCGGCGTCATCTGCCCACGGCTAGCCGAGCGATCCAGTTCAAACATGTTTTGCAGCGACTTCCAGAAAAGTTGCAAATCGTCTTCGCTGAAACCGGTTTGACGTGCGAAGAATGGATTGATAAATCCGTGGCAACGATACATGCCGTAAGGAACTGTGAATTTACGTCCCATTGTTCGATTGTCGCCATCTTGTTTTTCGGCTTCTTTTTCCGTGGCTACAGCACAGCGTGTGATTGAATGTTCTAGCGAGACAATTGGGTCAATGCTTCGGGAGAACGCCATTTGAACCGGACCTCGCACTTGGCCACAATTGACCTTGGTGCTCATCACCGCACCGAACGTGCGCACGTCAAAGAAATTTTGGCACATCCAATCGCGACATTGATCAACTTCGGTGCGTTTCGCCTTTGCCGCGTCCAACTTCAACGCTTCATAGGCTCGGGAGTGTTGATTGTTCAACACTGCCCGCTCCTTCACATAAATTTCAAACGGTGGCGCTTCGTCCTTTACGTTGGCGACGAAATTGCGAATCTTCCGTTTCAAACAAACGTCGGTGACGAGCCCGTGTCCGGTTTCCGGATCGACGCGTGGAAGGTTGCCCGCATCCGGGTCGCCATTAGGGTTGCCATCGGTAACATCAAACAAGAAAACAAAATCGTATCGGTGGTCCATGATGAATCCTTGGGAGGGTGAATCAAAAATCGAGAAAGGGGCGTGAGAGTTTATTGGACGGTTTCAGCCGGTTTTTCTTTCTTCGTGAAAAAGTCTTGCCGCTGATGGTAGTAACCGATTGAAAATAGACCTTGGTCAACGATTCCAAGATGCGAAGGGAAATCATGCAGACGTCCCATGATTTCTTGGATTCGTTTTTCAGCGACAACCTTCTTACCGCCTTCGAGCTTACCGATGTGGTGCTGGTTCATTCGGATCAGTCGCGGGAAAACCGTTCCGGGCGTGGCAGATGCCGCTCCGAAGTAGCGATCTTTGATTGTGGCGTTGAGGCCGGGCAGGGCGTCTTCCTGCGCGCGTTCCAGGCACGCAAACAATCGCCCAAGTAGATAGGCAGGGTCGGGGCGTTCGCGATCGAGCATGACGGAAATTTCCTTTTGGTGGTTGTGGTTCAAAATCGCTTTGATTGTGGCTGCCTTGACGTGTCGAATTTCCTGTTCGGCACGGATCCGACGCAGGATTGCAGCGAGCAGGGCCTCGGGATAGCGACCGCCTGCAAGAACACTGCGAAGCAAAGCGCCGCCAAGCAACGGCGGCACTTCTTTGGATTCGCGAGCCGTTTGAGCAAGGATCATCCACAAAGGAATCCAATCGGAATCCTTTCCGCCGCGAACGATTTCAAGCCTTCGTTGATGCTCAGCGACTCGGCTGACCATTTCGATTGCCGAACCGGAGATCCAAAACCGTATTGATAGCCGCGAGGCGTTTGGGGACAAACCGAGCACATGAAAAGCGGCACCGGGATCCGGCAGAACTGCGTTGCCGTCTATGGCTTGACTGAGCACATTGCCAACTGCCGCAGCACGCCCTTCATCTTCGAACCGTCCAGGGTCAAGTCCAAACGAAAACACATCTTCAGCGATCGTGTCCTTGGCGTCAGACCAAAATACGCAAGTCGCATCACCGACTTGGAGGGTCCGACCGTTCTTGCGATCGAGCAAGTAATTCAGTGCGGTGGTGTATTTGAATGCGGCCTGTTCGCCGACAGGAGAATTGAAACTTTGAGTTTTGCCGAAACTTTCAAATGCCGATTTGTTAAATGAGACGATCGAGGCACCAGACGATTGGGCGTCGCGGACACCTTTGATACTGCCGTGCAATCGAGCCAGTGATGTCCGTTCACCGGTGACTAGGCAAATTCCTGACACGTCATCGCCGTCGCGGTTCATCTGGTAGCCTGACCAAAACCGACGCAGTGGGCTGCAATCGTGCAGGAACTGGCGATCACCGTCGATCCTAAAAACCCCGAAGCCGGTTCCCAGTTCGTCAATCAATGCCCGTTGCTCGACTGAAAGACTCGACAGTTCCCAGGACGAATAGAACCGACAGAGTACGACGTAATCATCGTCTTCGATCGAATCGGCAAATTCCAAGTGCGTTTGTTTGGATGCTTCGAAACATTTTGAAACGCGATCGACTTTCTTCAGTCGCTTCTTTTCATCAGATTCACTTTCGCCGATCGGCGGATCACGAAGTTCCGGCGACAGGTACCCCAGCAAGTACTCCGCTTTGTCCCAAAGGAACATCGCCTTCACGCCGCTGGTTCGTCCCTCGAATGGCAACCGAAGTGAACGCGGGATCTTGCGTTTACCCTCGGTCGATCGCAGGTCATTGATCGCGGCAACAAGACCATCGCGAGAAAGCACAATCTCAAAAGTGACTTTTTGCGGGGCGAAACCTTCCTGTGCGATTTCGATTTCCGGGTCCCTGTCGATGACGTCGTAGTACTCGCACAAGCGTTGCAGAATCATGACCGCACCTCCTCGCTTTGGATCCGCGGAACCTCAATCACACCGTCGATCATGGTCGCGCGAAAGAACTTGGGTGTCATCTCGTGCTCAAAGTCAATGTCGTGCAGCATGAACCCCATATCACGCTTGCCCTTTAGAGATTCATCAACCGCCGGCCCATCTCCTTCGTACCAAGCAAAATTTGCGACAAATTCACGACAACCGAGGTAGGGTTGTTGAAAGCATTGTCCTTTGGATGCCCGCCGTTTGAACATCTCGAAGTGCTTTTGCGGGGCTCCGTTGCCATTGCGGACTTCGTAGTGTGCTTCAATCAAGTACTCGACATCCTGCAATAGCGTAGCGGCACGTTGCTGCCGATCGTCTTCGATGATTTGCATCAAGGGTTCAGTTTTAGTACCGCTCAAGTACGGTTTCAGCGTCCGATCCGAGGGGCCGACGCTACCCAGTTCGTTGCGGCGAATGTTGGTGAAGCGAATCGGCTTCAGGACGTGCAACCGATCGATGACCCAGACGATCTGCGGCTTCCAATAGATGGCTTCCAATACGCCGCGTGCCGCCGATGGTGTGATCACGTCGTATGACACGCGCTCGACCTTCATCTCAGGCCGGGTGAAACAGGCAAAGTCGCCCCAAATTCGCAGGGCAACTCGATTTTTTGATAGGTCCATCGATTCCTCTCGTTTTAGCGACGACTTCGCGTTAGTTCTATACGTACCTAAAACGCGTGTCAAGGGTTGTAACTAAACGGATTGTCGCGAGACTTAATTGCACTATTGAGAACTCAGCCAATCGACTTCCGATTTTTCGTCGTAGTGGGCATCCGTTCTTTGGTTAGGAGCATTGGCGTCCCGTGTCGCTGGATAAACCAGCGTGGATTGAAACGCGTTAGGTCTGTACGTTTTCGGAGTTAGGTAGACGCAGCGGCATTGCCGCTGTGTCTACCTGAGGATTGTCGATAGAGTCGTGCGTTGATCAGCACTCCTCCACGCAACTCTGCCACTGCCTCAGCACATCAAGTCACTTGGCGGGACAACTCCGTCAGCTTTCGATAGCACCAGTCCAAGTTTTTGGTCGTACAAATGCCGCTGCGTCAGCGTGTTGTAGCCATGGAAGGACAATACCGCGCCGGCAGCGTGCAGTTGCACCATTTCGTGACGGCGCAGGTTGATCGAATAACGTTGCAAACGGCGTCGTAACTTTCGGTCAGGCGGATAATCCGATTCACTTAAGCTTCGGATTAATTGCTCGCCTTTTTTCCAGGGTACGTAGAGTGTTTCAGCTACTTCTTCGATGAAGCGATAACGGTCGGCGATCTGACGAAACTGAAATTCCATTCTGCTGGGATCACGACCGATCGCGTCCATCACCTGACGGAAATCCCAGCGTTCTTTTTGCTGCCAATAGTGCAAGCGGAAGTACGCTTCGATGGCTTCAGGACTGAGTAAATCGTCGAACTGACGAGCTATTTCTAGACCATGATCGGCCGACATTCGCAGCGTGCCCGGCGGTGGTCGTCGCTCGCCTTGGAAAAAATACACGCTGCCTTCGGCGGCACGTCCTTCGCGGTTGCAACGTCCAGCGGCCTGAGTTAACGAATCGATGCCACACACGTCGCGGAACACGACCGGGAAGTCGACATCTACCCCGGCTTCAATCAATTGGGTGCTAATAACACGACATTGCAAACCCTGGTCCAGTCGGGGACGAATCTGTCCGTCGAGCACATGCAGCCGGTGCGCCGCACACATTCGTGTGCTCAAGTGAAAGTTCGCGCTGGACTCATCAAGTTCCGCAAACAGCTTGCTTGCATGCGGCCGAGTGTTGACAATGCAAAGGACCCGATCTTCGGCATTGATCCGGGCGACAAGCTGCTCGTCGCTCAGCGCGCCGATCGGATGTACGGTTGTCCGACGCAATCGGTCATGGAGCTTCTCGGTCATCGGAATGATGTTGCGGATCTCGTGCAAGCCGATCGCAAAGTCTTCTTGCCACTGAAACGCTGGCTGGGTGGCGGTGCAAAGCACGACCGTGCAACCGAACGATTCGACCAATTCGCGAATGGCCAACAATGTGGGCGTCAGCAATTCGACCGGCAACGATTGCACTTCGTCCAGGATGATGACCCGCCGTGCGATCCGGTGGAGTTTTCGGCAGCGTGAGGCTCGACACGCGAACAACGATTCAAAGAGTTGGTTGTTGGTGGTGACCACCAAAGGCGCGTCCCAATTCTCCGATTGTAGACGACTCTGAGTGGTTTCCTGTTCAGGGTCAGTGTTGCTGTGGTGTTCCAGCACAACGCCTTCGCCAAGCGATTCGAAAACACCGCGATACACCTTTGCGTTCTGTTCGATGATGCTCGTGAACGGGATGCCGACGACGACACCATCGAGTCCATGATGCGCGGCATGACGCAGCGCGAACTGCAAGGAAGCAAGCGTTTTGCCACCACCAGTGGGAACGTTCAGTGAAAATAATCCGGGGACGAGTTCAGCCGCATCGACACATGCTTTGCTAACTTCGTCACGAATCTGATTCACCGGTGAAGGCTCCGCTTCGGAGCGAAGGCATCCAAGGTGATTATCGATTGCTTTTGCCAAATCGGTCATGTTCGCCGAAACGTTTGCCCGATTGATTGACTGCTCTGGCGACATGAACGCTTCGGTGGACAGAAAGTCAGCATCGACCAAAGCTGAAAATATCATACGAGTCAAACAGGTGACTCGAAACGAAGCGATGCGATGCTTACAAAACGTCTCGCGCGTGTGAGGCGGTCGAATGGGAATCGATTCCGGAAGTCCTAATGCCTCCAGACCCTTTGTCGCCTCGGCTCGCCAGCACGGTACTTTTTTGTCGAGTCGTTGCTTCAAGCCTGATCGCCCCGTCGCCACGTCCCAGTCCGGCAAACCCGCGTGATGTCCCGCCAACGTATAAGCGATCAATTTTCCAAGTGGCGAAGACTTGCTACAGGCCAACTGAGCACCCGCAGTCGAATGATCGACTTTGCCTGAGACTTCCGAACTGTGAACATCTGAATCGCCATTGGACGCTAAATAGCACTGAAAGTCTTCACTATACTTTCCAATGTCGTGCCATCGTCCGAGTAGGTCCCCCCAGGCAGCAAGTCCAGGGTCGATTCGATTGAGAAAACCAGCAGAAAGTTTAGCGACTGCCTGCTCGTGCTGCCCCAGCGTCTCCCACTTCGATCGATCGGGATTGCCGGGAAGGCTGTGGGCGTAGTGGGGCATCGCAGTTCGCATGGGCAGCGGTTCGGGAAAACCAATGTTTTATCACGACCGATGACACGTCTGGTCACTCCGCGATCGAATTCTATCTAGCCCTTTTTCCCTGCAGCACGGACCCACAACTGCCATGAATGAAAGCCGTGGGGTGCTGAGTGTGAAACGAAGGGGCATGGTAAGAGCTCGTCGGATCTTGTTTGACTCCGGTCGGTCGTTTGTTCGTAGTACCAGCGTCAGCCGAAGTTTTTTTGGCTCGGTTAGCTCCGATTTCTCGGGTCCGCTTCCGCCTGAAGGCGGTACTACAAACAGAGCCAATGCAGCGTGTGTCGCCTGACCGTGAACGGCGAACCTAGTGTCTGGAACAGGGTGTCAACCTATTTGGTTGGCCGCTGCATTTGTGATCGGCTAGCGTATTGCTGCTTGCCGGATTGGATCCATCGCCGGGTGGGACTGGCGCCTGGTTGATCTTTTTCGTTCCCTCGTCGCTGCCGTCGAAGGGCCGCATCTGTTCAATCGTGCGCAAGCCATTCTCGCTACGTTGATTGCAGACTCGGTACATCGCGGTGACGATGTCGTACTGGCGGTCGCCCCGAACCATTACACAAGGACTAGCGGCCTGTCGGTTGAGTGCAGTTTCAAATTTTGATGTTAGCCGTTTGGTCGCTAGCCTCCGGTTCTTGGGTGACGAAACCGAGGCTAGCGCCTAAACGGCTAACTAAACCGACAGCCCGCTAGCCGCGGATGAAGTGCCATTCGTGCCAGGGCGCTCGTACCGCAAAAAGTCCTGGCACTTTCTCGGATCCCCAGATCACCGAGCATACAGTCATTCGGCGGCAGCCTTCGACGATAGGCCCGCATCAGTGGGTCTAAGACTGAATCGCCCGAAAGTCTGATTGTTGACGATCGACGCGACGATCGGCGACGTTGACCGGGACCGAGCGGACGATCTTTCCGTCATGTATGATCGCCACCTGACGAGGTGACACCGGACGAATGGACACAGAGTCATCGCTTAGGAACGACGAATAAATAGTCCTCGCCACATCGCCTATAATGTGATCTACCGTTGCGGTGGGAGGCACCGCTCAGAATTCACACGGAGGGTAATTCCATGGCGTTTCAATTTGAGTCCCCGTACTCCAAGCAGATCGAAGAACGCATGAAAAATGTTTTCGATAGCTTGTCTGAAAAGGATCGTCGCCGCTACGCCGCCATCGAGACGGAGAAGCTTGGATATGGTGGTCAACGCTACATCTCAGAGCTATTTGGTTGTTCCGAGCATGCGATCCGGCATGGTTTGGATGAGATTGAATCGCTGCCCGAGGATCCTCTGGGCGATCGACAACGGGCTGAAGGTGGAGGAAGAAAGCAGAAAATTGACGAGGAACCAGAGATCGAAGATCAACTCTTTGAAATCGTGGATATTCACATCGCTGGCAGTCCCGACGAACCCGATATCATCTGGACTCATCAGTCGCCGCAAGCGATCGCTGCGACGTTGACGCACGATGGCACACCGATCAGCGCGCCCACGGTGGCCGATTGGCTCGAAGGCCAAGATATCCGTCGACGCAAAATTGAAAAGTCGATTGCCGGCGGACAGAGCCCCGATCGCGATACACAGTTTCAGGAAATCGATCGATTCCGTTCGCTCTTCCGAGAGGCTGGCGACCCTGTTTTCTCCATTGACACCAAGGCGAAAGAGCTTCTTGGCACGATGTATCGCGACGGCCGTGCCTACCTGAGCAGTCCGATGCGAGCATTCGATCACGACTATCCGAGTTGGTCCGATGGCGTTTTGATTCCCCACGGAATCTACGACCCGGTTCGCAACCACGGACACCTTAACTTGGGGCTCAGTCACGATACCAGCGAGTTTGCCTGCGATAGTTTTTGGTGGTTCTGGCGTCGTGTCGGGCGATTCCATTATGCAGGGGCCAAAAAGATACTTTGGTTGTGTGACGCCGGTGGCAGCAACAATGCTCGGTACTGGATCTTCAAAGAAGACTTGTCTCGCTTGGCTACGCGGATCGGACTGCCGATCCAGGTTGCTCACTACCCGCCATACTGCAGCAAGTACAATCCGATCGAACGGCGGTTCTTCTCACAGGTGGGCCGAACTTGCAGCGGGCTGATGATGCGATCAGCCGAGTTTGCAGCAGAGCTAATGAGACAAACGTCAACAGCGACCGGTCTGAGCACGACCGCCCATATCATCAAACGAGCCTACGAACTCAAACGCAAGGCAACCGAGGAATTCATGACACGAATGCCAATCACATTTTCGAACCTACTGCCTCGACTAAACTACACGGCCAACCCTTCATAGCAGCGCGTCTTATTTATTCGTCGTTCCTTAGGCTCGTCTCATGCCGACATCGATTCGCTCTTTGACTCACTTCTTCAGTAATCTATACCAGAAAACTGCTCAAGACCTGAGTCGCTAGTCGGGTTATTTGTCTAGACCTCTATGGCCAGCGGCGAATGCCTGAATGATCGATCGAGATGAGTGGAATAACCATGAGTGCTTCCGATGAAGGCGTCGCCGCTGACTTTGAATATTCTCGCTTCGAGTCCCGGCTTGGGTTGCCCCAAGGTGACGACCGGCAATTGAAGGATGCGGCTGTCGCTGTTCGCCAGGAGTATCGAGATGGGTCACGGTGGAAACGCTTGAGTTGCCACCGCGTCAGCATCTTTGCTGAGAAAGATCGTGGGACCATTTTCGTCGTTCATGTCGGCTCGTCGGTCGAGTTTGATTGGACCTGGGAAGGAGCGAAAGCGTTTCGCCCGAAGTCGCTTGACGACGACGGACGTGACTCTGATCGGTTTTATGAAGAAGCCGACTATGAGGACGACATTGTCTGGTCGAGTGAGATCGTCGAAGTGGACGAGCGGAACGGTTGCTTGTTCATCAGTCTTGATGATCCTGAAAGGACGCCGACGGCCGGACCG
Protein-coding regions in this window:
- the cas7c gene encoding type I-C CRISPR-associated protein Cas7/Csd2, giving the protein MDHRYDFVFLFDVTDGNPNGDPDAGNLPRVDPETGHGLVTDVCLKRKIRNFVANVKDEAPPFEIYVKERAVLNNQHSRAYEALKLDAAKAKRTEVDQCRDWMCQNFFDVRTFGAVMSTKVNCGQVRGPVQMAFSRSIDPIVSLEHSITRCAVATEKEAEKQDGDNRTMGRKFTVPYGMYRCHGFINPFFARQTGFSEDDLQLFWKSLQNMFELDRSASRGQMTPQALVVFQHDDALGNAPAHQLQKRVSVVRKDVTTPARSSDDYDVQIDEADLPAGISIERMF
- the cas8c gene encoding type I-C CRISPR-associated protein Cas8c/Csd1 → MILQRLCEYYDVIDRDPEIEIAQEGFAPQKVTFEIVLSRDGLVAAINDLRSTEGKRKIPRSLRLPFEGRTSGVKAMFLWDKAEYLLGYLSPELRDPPIGESESDEKKRLKKVDRVSKCFEASKQTHLEFADSIEDDDYVVLCRFYSSWELSSLSVEQRALIDELGTGFGVFRIDGDRQFLHDCSPLRRFWSGYQMNRDGDDVSGICLVTGERTSLARLHGSIKGVRDAQSSGASIVSFNKSAFESFGKTQSFNSPVGEQAAFKYTTALNYLLDRKNGRTLQVGDATCVFWSDAKDTIAEDVFSFGLDPGRFEDEGRAAAVGNVLSQAIDGNAVLPDPGAAFHVLGLSPNASRLSIRFWISGSAIEMVSRVAEHQRRLEIVRGGKDSDWIPLWMILAQTARESKEVPPLLGGALLRSVLAGGRYPEALLAAILRRIRAEQEIRHVKAATIKAILNHNHQKEISVMLDRERPDPAYLLGRLFACLERAQEDALPGLNATIKDRYFGAASATPGTVFPRLIRMNQHHIGKLEGGKKVVAEKRIQEIMGRLHDFPSHLGIVDQGLFSIGYYHQRQDFFTKKEKPAETVQ
- the cas5c gene encoding type I-C CRISPR-associated protein Cas5c; its protein translation is MDLSKNRVALRIWGDFACFTRPEMKVERVSYDVITPSAARGVLEAIYWKPQIVWVIDRLHVLKPIRFTNIRRNELGSVGPSDRTLKPYLSGTKTEPLMQIIEDDRQQRAATLLQDVEYLIEAHYEVRNGNGAPQKHFEMFKRRASKGQCFQQPYLGCREFVANFAWYEGDGPAVDESLKGKRDMGFMLHDIDFEHEMTPKFFRATMIDGVIEVPRIQSEEVRS
- the cas3 gene encoding CRISPR-associated helicase Cas3' encodes the protein MPHYAHSLPGNPDRSKWETLGQHEQAVAKLSAGFLNRIDPGLAAWGDLLGRWHDIGKYSEDFQCYLASNGDSDVHSSEVSGKVDHSTAGAQLACSKSSPLGKLIAYTLAGHHAGLPDWDVATGRSGLKQRLDKKVPCWRAEATKGLEALGLPESIPIRPPHTRETFCKHRIASFRVTCLTRMIFSALVDADFLSTEAFMSPEQSINRANVSANMTDLAKAIDNHLGCLRSEAEPSPVNQIRDEVSKACVDAAELVPGLFSLNVPTGGGKTLASLQFALRHAAHHGLDGVVVGIPFTSIIEQNAKVYRGVFESLGEGVVLEHHSNTDPEQETTQSRLQSENWDAPLVVTTNNQLFESLFACRASRCRKLHRIARRVIILDEVQSLPVELLTPTLLAIRELVESFGCTVVLCTATQPAFQWQEDFAIGLHEIRNIIPMTEKLHDRLRRTTVHPIGALSDEQLVARINAEDRVLCIVNTRPHASKLFAELDESSANFHLSTRMCAAHRLHVLDGQIRPRLDQGLQCRVISTQLIEAGVDVDFPVVFRDVCGIDSLTQAAGRCNREGRAAEGSVYFFQGERRPPPGTLRMSADHGLEIARQFDDLLSPEAIEAYFRLHYWQQKERWDFRQVMDAIGRDPSRMEFQFRQIADRYRFIEEVAETLYVPWKKGEQLIRSLSESDYPPDRKLRRRLQRYSINLRRHEMVQLHAAGAVLSFHGYNTLTQRHLYDQKLGLVLSKADGVVPPSDLMC
- a CDS encoding ISAzo13 family transposase, which produces MAFQFESPYSKQIEERMKNVFDSLSEKDRRRYAAIETEKLGYGGQRYISELFGCSEHAIRHGLDEIESLPEDPLGDRQRAEGGGRKQKIDEEPEIEDQLFEIVDIHIAGSPDEPDIIWTHQSPQAIAATLTHDGTPISAPTVADWLEGQDIRRRKIEKSIAGGQSPDRDTQFQEIDRFRSLFREAGDPVFSIDTKAKELLGTMYRDGRAYLSSPMRAFDHDYPSWSDGVLIPHGIYDPVRNHGHLNLGLSHDTSEFACDSFWWFWRRVGRFHYAGAKKILWLCDAGGSNNARYWIFKEDLSRLATRIGLPIQVAHYPPYCSKYNPIERRFFSQVGRTCSGLMMRSAEFAAELMRQTSTATGLSTTAHIIKRAYELKRKATEEFMTRMPITFSNLLPRLNYTANPS